The nucleotide sequence GAGGTGCCGTGCCCGACCTCGCTGTAGATCTTGATGTGGCCGCCGGACTGCTTGACGAAGCCGAACACCATGCTGAGGCCAAGCCCCGTGCCCTTGCCGACGCCCTTGGTCGAGAAGAACGGATCGAACACCTTGTCGAGATAAGCGGGAGGAATGCCGCAGCCCGTGTCGCTCACCGCGATCATGACGTAGTCGCCGACCACGACCTCGGTATTGGCTTCTGCATAGTCCTGATCGAGCGCGACGTTCGCCGTCTCCAACGTCAGCTTGCCGCCTTGCGGCATCGCATCGCGCGCATTGAGCGAGAGGTTGACGACCGCGGTAGCGAGCTGGTTCGGATCGGCCAGCGCGGTGCATGGATCGGTGCTGAGGATGCGCTCGATCTCGATGTGCTCGCCGAGCGTCGGTCGCAGCAATGCCGCCGTCTCGTTCATCAGCGCATTGACGTCGAGATCGACCGGCTGCAGCGGCTGCTTGCGGGCAAAGGCGAGCAGCTGCCGCGTGAGATGTGCGCCGCGGTCGGCGGAATCATCGATCAGCTTGGCCACGGATGCGAGTTCCGGCCGCTCCGCGACGGCGTCGGCGAGAATGGAGATGCTGCCCGTGATGACGGTGAGGATGTTGTTGAAGTCGTGGGCGACACCGCCGGTGAGCTGGCCCACGGCCTCCATCTTCTGCGCCTGGCGGAACTGGGCCTCGGCGGCGCGCTTCTCGGTGAGGTCGCGGCCGATGAAGAAATGGCGCTGCACCGGATCCGACCAACTCGCCATCCAGTTCAGAACGACTCCGCGGCCTTCCTTGTGCAGCAGCTGTGCTTCGAAATTATGGACGTCGCGGCCGCGCCGACAGTCGCGCATCTGGCTGCGGACGGCCTCGAGTTCCGGCGGATACACGAAATCGCTGGCGTTGCGTCCGACCATTTCCTCCGGCTGATAGCCCAGAATGGCGCGCGCGCTGGGGCTGACCTGCATCAGATTGCCGCGGGAATCGGCGACCAGGATCAGGTCCTGCGATGTCTCGAAAATGCGCCGCCGCTCCTCGGTTTCCCGGGTCAGCGCGTTGCGGGTGCGCTTGCTCTCGGTGATGTCGCGCGCGACCTTCGAGGCACCTATGACCGCGCCGCGCGCATCGAGGATCGGCGATACGCTGAGCGACACCTCGATCTCATGGCCGTCCTTGTGCCGGCGTATGGTCTCGTGATGCTCGATCTTCTCCCCGCCGCCAATCTCGCCGAGGATGCGGTCGACCTCGCCGCGTCGCTCGGCAGGGACGATCAGCCCGATGTCGCTGCCCAACGCTTCGTCGGCGCGATAGCCGAACAGCTGCTCGGCAGCCCGGTTCCACGACGTGATCTCGCCGTGCAGGGTCAGCGTGATGACGGCGTCGTTGGAGGATTCGACGACCGCACTGAACAGCCGTTCGCGCGCGACGAAGCGCGCCCGCTCGCTTTCGTTCTGTCGGCGCTGCTGTTGCAGCAGACGCGACAGCCGCCATTGCAAACCGACATTGTCGGCGAGCAGCACGCCGAGCACGAAGCTTGCTGCGAGCAGGCCGTAGATGCGGCCGGCGTAGTAGCCGAAATCAAACCTGGCGGCATTCAGCAACGAGGACAGCGAGAGATCGAACAGCCAGGCGCACAGCACCACCATCACCCAGAGATCGAGGATGCTGTGCGGCCGCTGCCATGCCAGCGCGACGAGCGCGACGGCGGTCACGCACCAGATGGAGCCGACGATGACCTTCAACGCCGTGGTTGCCGCGTTATCCCGGAGCAGGGCCGGCAGCAGCTCGTCGTGAGCGACCACGGTCCAGCTCAGCGCCGTCAGCACGATCACGACACCGAGGAGGGCAAGCGACAGCCAGGCTGGAACCGAGCGGCCAGGGACGGGCCGACTGTTCCTGTCCAGCGCATAGCAGAGGACCAGAAGGGGGAACCCGCCATGCCAGATCATGTAGATCCAGACCGCGCTCTGTGAGCCTGCGCCGAGCAGGCCGGTCGGTGCGTAGAGGCCGGGGAATACCAGGGTGTGCAGCAAGGCGGCCGGCGCCGTGAACAGGTAGCCCGAGGCAAGCCAAAGCAGCGCGCGCGAACGCAGCAGCACGAATTGAGAGAACAGCAGGAACGCGGTGATGAGATCGTTCAGCGCCAGTGCAGATTGATAGCTCGCAACGAATGCAGGCGCCGCCGGAAGCTGCACCTTGGCAAAGGGAGCGGCGGCGGCAAAGAGCACGGCTGAGACGGCAACCGCGATCAATGCTGCGAGTTGGTCTCGGCGTGTTGCGGTGGACGTCGACAGAAGAACTTCGCTTGGATCCTCGATGCTTTGCATCTCCAAAGTCCTGCGCATCCGGCATCAACGCGCTGCGCGAAGCATTGATGCCACTGACGCGCGAGAAATATATCTACTCAAATTTTGGTTGTATGGTACCAGTTTGGAACGTTCGGTAGAATGAGTCGTGATTTGCAGTAACTGCACCTTTACCGCAACCGGGATAAATATACCCGTAGTTGTACATGATTTCTTTTTATGTTGTAGGCTGTCCAACAAAAATTTCTGGAGATTTTGATGCCACGGATTCTTGTGGTGGATGATCAGAAGGACGTGCGGGCCATGATCAGCATGGTGCTGCGCGTCAATCAGTTCGACGTGGTCGAAGCGGGAACCGCAGCGGCCGGACTACAATTGTTCCGCGACCAGGCCTTTGACGCCGTGATTGTCGACATCTATCTCGACGATTGCAACGGTCTCGATCTGGTCGGCGAGATGCGTGGGCTGGTTCCCGATATGCCGGTCGTGGCGGTGTCGGGCATGACCGCCTTCGACGGGGCGGCGATGTCGGAACAGCTGACTCGCGTGGTCTACCTGCAGAAGCCGTTCCGCCCTGGTGAATTGCTGCACGCCGTGGAGACGGCCCGTGCAGCCGTCAAGGACGCGCGGCCGCTCTCTGTCTGCGCCGGGTAATCTTTCGGATCGCGCTTCACACCATCCCATCAGCAGAACGCCCCGGTCATCGACCGGGGCGTTTGCATTTTGATGAAGCTGGATCAGCAGCGCTGATCAGGAGCCCTTGCCGCCGAGTTCGGCGTAGCCGCCCTTGGCGTCCCACTTGTAAACGACGTAGTCGATCTGCTTGATGTCGCCCTTGGCGTCGAAGCCGAGCTTGCCGAGCACCGTGTCCCACTCGCCGGCCTTGATGGTGTCCATCACCTTCTTGGCGTCGGTGGTGTTGGCCTTCTTCACGGCCTGCGACCAGACCTGGATCGCGGCGTAGGTGTAGAGCGTGTAGCCTTCGGGGTCGATGTTCTTGGCCTTGAACTTGTCGAC is from Bradyrhizobium sp. ORS 285 and encodes:
- a CDS encoding PAS domain S-box protein, producing the protein MQSIEDPSEVLLSTSTATRRDQLAALIAVAVSAVLFAAAAPFAKVQLPAAPAFVASYQSALALNDLITAFLLFSQFVLLRSRALLWLASGYLFTAPAALLHTLVFPGLYAPTGLLGAGSQSAVWIYMIWHGGFPLLVLCYALDRNSRPVPGRSVPAWLSLALLGVVIVLTALSWTVVAHDELLPALLRDNAATTALKVIVGSIWCVTAVALVALAWQRPHSILDLWVMVVLCAWLFDLSLSSLLNAARFDFGYYAGRIYGLLAASFVLGVLLADNVGLQWRLSRLLQQQRRQNESERARFVARERLFSAVVESSNDAVITLTLHGEITSWNRAAEQLFGYRADEALGSDIGLIVPAERRGEVDRILGEIGGGEKIEHHETIRRHKDGHEIEVSLSVSPILDARGAVIGASKVARDITESKRTRNALTRETEERRRIFETSQDLILVADSRGNLMQVSPSARAILGYQPEEMVGRNASDFVYPPELEAVRSQMRDCRRGRDVHNFEAQLLHKEGRGVVLNWMASWSDPVQRHFFIGRDLTEKRAAEAQFRQAQKMEAVGQLTGGVAHDFNNILTVITGSISILADAVAERPELASVAKLIDDSADRGAHLTRQLLAFARKQPLQPVDLDVNALMNETAALLRPTLGEHIEIERILSTDPCTALADPNQLATAVVNLSLNARDAMPQGGKLTLETANVALDQDYAEANTEVVVGDYVMIAVSDTGCGIPPAYLDKVFDPFFSTKGVGKGTGLGLSMVFGFVKQSGGHIKIYSEVGHGTSIKLYLPRSASAPRGTAEQHASDTSGGSETILIVEDDPMVRQHVITQVASLGYTTLAAANAAEALDVLEQHPEIDLLFTDVIMPGAMNGRQLADAARVRRPSLRTLFTSGYTENAIVHHGRLDAGVLLLAKPYRKPELARMIRIALDR
- a CDS encoding response regulator, with protein sequence MPRILVVDDQKDVRAMISMVLRVNQFDVVEAGTAAAGLQLFRDQAFDAVIVDIYLDDCNGLDLVGEMRGLVPDMPVVAVSGMTAFDGAAMSEQLTRVVYLQKPFRPGELLHAVETARAAVKDARPLSVCAG